A part of Agromyces protaetiae genomic DNA contains:
- a CDS encoding TetR/AcrR family transcriptional regulator, which produces MSTVIETDGARRSEPRERLLQTAADLFYREGIHGVGVDRVLSEANVTRATMYRHFAGKEALVAAYLGLEDAGIRQAFAAAHEQLDGDPRALLAAIIEGIADDAERRHTRGCPFINAAAEYADPDSDVRRIVAAHRAWFRSELERDLAAAHVADPAAAAAALVLLRDAMFVGNALDGASVREGFTREARRVAGLD; this is translated from the coding sequence ATGAGCACTGTGATCGAGACGGACGGCGCCCGCCGCTCCGAGCCGCGCGAGCGGCTGCTGCAGACGGCGGCCGACCTCTTCTACCGCGAGGGCATCCACGGCGTCGGCGTCGACCGCGTGCTCTCCGAGGCGAACGTCACGCGCGCCACGATGTACCGGCACTTCGCGGGCAAAGAGGCACTCGTCGCCGCTTACCTCGGCCTCGAAGACGCGGGCATCCGTCAGGCGTTCGCCGCGGCCCACGAGCAACTCGACGGCGACCCGCGGGCGCTCCTCGCGGCGATCATCGAGGGCATCGCCGACGACGCCGAGCGCCGTCACACGCGCGGCTGCCCGTTCATCAACGCTGCCGCCGAGTACGCCGATCCCGATAGCGACGTGCGACGGATCGTCGCCGCGCACCGTGCCTGGTTCCGCAGCGAGCTCGAGCGCGACCTCGCAGCGGCCCACGTCGCAGACCCCGCCGCCGCAGCAGCGGCCCTTGTGCTGCTGCGCGATGCGATGTTCGTCGGCAATGCGCTCGACGGGGCATCCGTTCGCGAGGGCTTCACGCGCGAGGCGCGCCGGGTCGCCGGGCTCGACTGA
- a CDS encoding DUF2804 domain-containing protein translates to MATAQPESAHSRERELTERVSLTGPDGLLNPAAVGWSRHPLHDTSGIGGRGTRARFRNKRWEYWAFTTPDVIAAVTIAALDYATMTQVWVYVRATGEAIDRSTITPLTRGVVLPGSLGDGRASASVPGIEASVEEIEGGTRITAHTDRVRVDVVAERPDGHEALGVVVPWSARRFQYTVKDVARPAHGTIVVDDQAFDVPAGESWAVLDHGRGRWPYSMRWHWGAASGVEHGVRLGLQLGGLWTAGTGSTENAISVDGRLTKLGDELDWRFDPADHLAPWTITGTGVDLVFTPFHDRVAKTALGIVSSETHQCFGTYRGEVQDVSGATIPIDALLGFAEVVRQRW, encoded by the coding sequence GTGGCCACCGCCCAGCCCGAATCAGCCCATAGCCGCGAGCGCGAGCTCACCGAGCGCGTCTCGCTCACCGGCCCAGACGGGCTGCTGAACCCCGCCGCAGTGGGGTGGTCGAGACATCCGCTCCACGACACGTCGGGCATCGGCGGCCGAGGCACGCGTGCCCGATTCCGCAACAAGCGATGGGAGTACTGGGCGTTCACGACGCCCGACGTCATCGCCGCGGTCACGATCGCGGCGCTCGACTACGCGACGATGACGCAAGTGTGGGTGTACGTGCGCGCGACGGGCGAGGCGATCGACCGGTCGACGATCACGCCGCTCACGCGCGGGGTCGTGCTGCCCGGGTCGCTCGGCGACGGGCGTGCGAGTGCGAGCGTGCCGGGCATCGAGGCATCCGTCGAAGAGATCGAAGGCGGCACCCGCATCACGGCGCACACCGACCGCGTGCGCGTCGACGTCGTCGCCGAGCGGCCCGACGGCCACGAGGCGCTCGGCGTCGTCGTGCCGTGGAGCGCCCGCCGGTTCCAGTACACCGTCAAGGACGTCGCACGCCCCGCCCACGGCACGATCGTCGTCGACGACCAGGCGTTCGACGTGCCCGCGGGCGAGAGCTGGGCGGTGCTCGACCACGGCCGCGGGCGCTGGCCGTACTCGATGCGCTGGCACTGGGGCGCCGCGTCGGGCGTCGAGCACGGCGTGCGACTCGGATTGCAGCTCGGTGGCCTCTGGACGGCGGGCACGGGCTCGACCGAGAACGCGATCTCGGTCGACGGCCGGCTCACGAAGCTCGGGGACGAACTCGACTGGCGCTTCGACCCGGCCGACCACCTCGCCCCGTGGACGATCACGGGCACCGGCGTCGACCTCGTCTTCACGCCCTTCCACGACCGCGTCGCGAAGACCGCGCTCGGCATCGTCTCGTCGGAGACGCATCAGTGCTTCGGCACGTATCGCGGCGAGGTTCAGGATGTCTCGGGCGCGACGATCCCGATCGACGCCCTTCTCGGCTTCGCCGAGGTCGTTCGCCAGCGGTGGTGA
- a CDS encoding MDR family MFS transporter — MNTISPATSADLGPVSARRLNLISAVLVLGAITSLLDTTIVNIALDHLHTTFGTTVAQTQWVSTAYLLAYVAVIPVSGWAAERIGARRVWIAAISAFLVGSLLCGFAGTLPLLVAFRVLQGLGAGMILPVTITILTRAAGRERIGQAMIAIALPGQLAPILGPVIGGAIIESLDWHWLFFVNVPICIAALAFAPRVLPRDAGQRGRTFDLVGFLLLTPGVAAVAYGISQAGGPDAFGAPESWVPLAAGAALLVGFIAHALTVKRVAPLVDVRVFARRSFGLSSVITFVGGFSVYAIMFLLPLFYQQIRGESVAATGLLLIPQGLGTILFLVLSRRFLANIDGRFVVAGGVVLTMLGIVPFALAGTSGGEVLLLAAQFVLGIGLGAVSLPVMTLAFASLSPDETPRGSAAFSVVQRVGAPFGVAVIAVVLQSRMADAATPAAALAAFGGTFWWVLAFAAVPLVLAWFIPKKPVAEAAPADPARV; from the coding sequence ATGAACACGATCAGCCCCGCGACATCCGCGGATCTCGGACCGGTGTCGGCGCGCCGGCTGAACCTCATCAGCGCCGTCCTCGTGCTCGGGGCGATCACCTCACTCCTCGACACGACCATCGTCAACATCGCCCTCGACCACCTCCACACGACGTTCGGCACGACCGTCGCACAGACCCAGTGGGTGTCGACCGCCTACCTCCTCGCCTACGTCGCCGTCATCCCCGTGAGCGGCTGGGCGGCCGAGCGGATCGGCGCCCGTCGGGTCTGGATCGCGGCGATCAGCGCGTTCCTCGTCGGGTCGCTCCTGTGCGGGTTCGCGGGCACGCTGCCGCTGCTCGTCGCGTTCCGCGTGCTGCAGGGCCTCGGGGCGGGCATGATCCTGCCCGTCACGATCACGATCCTGACCCGCGCCGCAGGCCGCGAGCGGATCGGGCAGGCGATGATCGCGATCGCCCTGCCGGGCCAGCTCGCGCCCATCCTCGGCCCCGTCATCGGCGGCGCGATCATCGAGTCGCTCGACTGGCACTGGCTGTTCTTCGTCAACGTGCCGATCTGCATCGCCGCGCTCGCGTTCGCGCCCAGGGTGCTGCCGCGCGACGCGGGCCAGCGTGGACGCACGTTCGATCTCGTCGGCTTCCTGCTGCTCACGCCCGGCGTCGCCGCGGTCGCCTACGGCATCAGCCAGGCGGGCGGCCCCGACGCGTTCGGCGCCCCCGAGTCATGGGTGCCGCTCGCCGCCGGCGCGGCCCTCCTCGTCGGCTTCATCGCCCACGCCCTCACCGTGAAGCGCGTCGCACCGCTCGTCGACGTGCGCGTCTTCGCCCGCCGCAGCTTCGGCCTCTCGAGCGTCATCACGTTCGTCGGCGGATTCTCGGTGTACGCGATCATGTTCCTGCTGCCGCTCTTCTACCAGCAGATCCGCGGCGAATCGGTCGCTGCGACGGGCCTCCTGCTCATCCCGCAGGGGCTCGGCACGATCCTGTTCCTCGTGCTCTCGCGCAGGTTCCTCGCGAACATCGACGGCCGGTTCGTCGTCGCGGGCGGCGTCGTGCTCACGATGCTCGGCATCGTGCCGTTCGCCCTCGCGGGCACGAGCGGGGGAGAGGTGCTGCTCCTCGCCGCGCAGTTCGTCCTCGGCATCGGACTCGGCGCCGTGAGCCTGCCCGTCATGACCCTCGCGTTCGCAAGCCTCAGCCCCGACGAGACCCCGCGCGGCTCCGCCGCGTTCAGCGTCGTGCAGCGCGTCGGCGCGCCGTTCGGCGTCGCGGTCATCGCGGTCGTCCTGCAGTCGAGAATGGCGGATGCCGCGACCCCCGCCGCGGCCCTGGCCGCCTTCGGCGGCACCTTCTGGTGGGTGCTCGCATTCGCGGCGGTGCCGCTCGTGCTCGCGTGGTTCATCCCGAAGAAGCCCGTGGCCGAGGCCGCACCTGCGGACCCCGCTCGGGTCTGA
- a CDS encoding TetR/AcrR family transcriptional regulator, which yields MTVADQTQQAKPVRDGNAQKRAAILAAARALFVRDGVERTSMDAIAAEAGVSKRTVYDYYGDKRGLLLGVIEDAGATLVAALDRALDTHLSDDADLPDVPSLERALVAFADDVGTTMIATTDYAATVRLVTENTAWLPDLDEHPLATAPEEALAERFAHFAAIGLVDADDPRLAADHFNALTTLLAFNGSPTGRTPERIRQVMADGVHAWIRAYGARDRG from the coding sequence GTGACCGTCGCAGACCAGACGCAACAGGCGAAGCCCGTGCGCGACGGCAACGCGCAGAAGCGCGCCGCGATCCTCGCCGCGGCCCGCGCGCTCTTCGTCCGCGACGGCGTCGAACGCACGAGCATGGATGCGATCGCCGCCGAGGCGGGCGTCTCCAAGCGCACCGTGTACGACTACTACGGCGACAAGCGCGGGCTGCTCCTCGGCGTCATCGAAGACGCCGGCGCAACCCTCGTCGCCGCCCTCGACCGCGCGCTCGACACCCACCTCTCCGACGACGCCGACCTGCCCGACGTGCCGAGCCTCGAGCGCGCCCTCGTCGCCTTCGCCGACGACGTCGGCACGACCATGATCGCCACGACCGACTACGCGGCGACCGTGCGACTCGTGACCGAGAACACCGCCTGGCTGCCCGACCTCGACGAGCACCCGCTCGCGACCGCACCCGAAGAGGCCCTCGCCGAGCGCTTCGCCCACTTCGCCGCGATCGGCCTCGTCGACGCCGACGACCCGCGCCTCGCCGCCGACCACTTCAACGCGCTCACGACCCTCCTCGCCTTCAACGGCTCCCCTACGGGCCGCACCCCCGAACGCATCCGGCAGGTCATGGCCGACGGCGTGCACGCGTGGATCCGCGCCTACGGCGCACGCGACCGCGGGTGA